In the genome of Rhodamnia argentea isolate NSW1041297 chromosome 3, ASM2092103v1, whole genome shotgun sequence, one region contains:
- the LOC115729298 gene encoding disease resistance protein Roq1-like, translating into MRRLRLLILRNVHNSFQGPICIPNQLRWFEWPGAPSIPEFSSGPKKLVGLGMSKSSITTVAKQFKDFQQLKYIKLSYCESLVSMPDLSCTPNLEELDLGYCKKLVEVHESVAYHDKLQELKLTGCSKLSVFPKVLKSKHLQALYLDGCKKFERFPDIPNELEGLEELWLLGTAIKELLASIENLVSLESLFLDNCNNLTSLPSSIYNLQNLESLGIRGCTNFTRFPKYEDSLDPRMKTGLSSLGSLRLEGCSLSEVEFLENLSCFPFLRQLRLTGNNMTGLPTSLNKRAHLSHLIVENCRQLEEIPELPPSISYLSADGCESLKNNGDLTSLHHFVRKGLAMADIYSTGRMPDGFIIILDGGDMPEWIFPIEGSISFMASKDLYDKFLALALCFVLCNDESEEIPLVVSHANGKRLDHLIHYSYESNLDQMSLEYLTPCELWEEVEFSQIDGSYVRFSISSTAVKKWGFRILCKPLEDDLKEVLQENKLIDPALLYEVCHES; encoded by the exons atgagaaggtTGAGATTGCTCATCTTGCGTAATGTGCACAATTCTTTCCAAGGTCCTATATGTATTCCTAATCAGCTAAGATGGTTCGAGTGGCCTGGTGCTCCCtcgattccagaattttcctctggTCCAAAGAAATTAGTGGGACTTGGTATGAGCAAAAGCAGTATCACGACAGTCGCAAAACAATTTAAG GATTTTCAACAATTGAAGTACATTAAGTTGAGTTATTGTGAGTCACTAGTTAGCATGCCCGATCTCTCATGTACTCCGAATCTTGAGGAATTGGATCTCGGGTATTGCAAAAAATTGGTAGAAGTACACGAGTCGGTTGCATATCATGACAAGTTACAGGAGTTAAAGTTAACAGGGTGCTCTAAACTTAGTGTTTTTCCCAAGGTGCTCAAGTCGAAACATCTCCAAGCTCTCTATCTTGATGGatgcaaaaaatttgaaaggttcCCTGATATTCCAAATGAACTTGAAGGCCTGGAAGAGCTTTGGTTACTAGGGACTGCTATTAAAGAACTTCTTGCATCAatagaaaatcttgtctctttggagagcttgtttttAGATAATTGCAATAACCTGACAAGTCTTCCGTCTAGCATTTACAATTTGCAAAACCTTGAAAGTTTGGGAATTCGGGGTTGCACAAATTTTACTAGGTTTCCGAAGTACGAGGACTCACTAGATCCGCGCATGAAGACCGGACTTTCAAGCTTAGGATCATTAAGACTTGAGGGATGTAGTCTGTCCGAAGTGGAATTCCTGGAGAACCtttcttgttttccctttttgagaCAGCTACGGCTAACGGGAAACAATATGACTGGGCTTCCTACGTCACTCAATAAGCGTGCTCATTTGTCCCATTTGATTGTTGAGAATTGCCGTCAATTAGAGGAGATTCCCGAGCTTCCACCAAGTATCAGCTATCTTTCTGCGGATGGTTGTGAATCTCTGAAAAATAATGGAGATTTAACTTCACTTCATCATTTTGTCCGTAAGGGGTTGGCCATGGCTGATATTTACTCAACTGGCCGG ATGCCTGATGGATTCATAATTATTCTCGATGGAGGAGATATGCCAGAGTGGATCTTCCCTATTGAGGGTTCtatatctttcatggcttcaaaAGATTTGTATGACAAGTTTCTTGCATTGGCTCTCTGTTTTGTTCTCTGCAACGATGAATCAGAAGAGATACCTTTGGTTGTGTCTCATGCTAATGGCAAAAGGCTGGATCATCTCATACATTATTCATATGAGTCGAATTTGGATCAAATGTCACTTGAGTATCTCACTCCATGTGAATTGTGGGAAGAAGTCGAGTTTAGTCAAATTGATGGGAGTTATGTACGATTTAGCATATCGAGTACAGCAGTGAAAAAGTGGGGATTTCGAATACTATGCAAGCCACTGGAGGATGATTTAAAGGAAGTGCTTCAAGAAAATAAGCTAATAGATCCAGCTTTACTCTATGAGGTTTGTCATGAATCA
- the LOC115732891 gene encoding TMV resistance protein N-like: MASSSKPERTYHVFLSFRGEDVRNNFLGHLYGALDQKGIYTYVDSEELRKGEQIAPGLMKAIEESHITIIIFSDDYASSWWCLEEAAKIMDCKEERDLMVFPLFYKVDPREVRTPRERYRKAMVKHESKFGKDSEKVKRWEKALSDAGSLSGCHLTFG, from the coding sequence atggcttcttcatcgaaaccCGAAAGGACATACCATGTGTTCTTAAGCTTCAGAGGTGAGGACGTCCGGAACAACTTCCTCGGTCATCTATACGGGGCTCTTGACCAGAAAGGAATCTACACTTATGTGGATAGCGAGGAGCTTAGGAAAGGAGAGCAGATAGCGCCGGGGCTTATGAAGGCGATCGAGGAATCGCATATCACGATCATCATTTTCTCCGATGATTATGCTTCCTCATGGTGGTGTTTAGAAGAGGCGGCGAAAATCATGGACTGTAAGGAAGAAAGAGATCTCATGGTCTTTCCCTTATTTTACAAAGTGGATCCAAGAGAGGTGAGGACACCGAGAGAGAGATACAGAAAAGCAATGGTTAAGCATGAGTCCAAGTTCGGGAAGGATTcagagaaagtgaagagatgggAGAAAGCTCTTTCCGATGCTGGTAGCTTGTCCGGGTGTCATTTGACATTCGGGTAA